Part of the Bifidobacterium sp. ESL0775 genome is shown below.
TTTCTATTGGTTATCTTCTTTGATTTTGGATAATGATCACGAACAGCAATGATCAGTGGGCGTCTTCCTTGCGGCGCAGGGTATCGAAGCTCACGGCGAAGGCGATGACCAGGCCGATGACGACTTTCTGCCAGAAGGAGGACACATTGAGGATGTTGAGGCCGTTGCGGATGACGGCGAGCAGGATGGCGCCGACGAAGGTGCCGGAGACGCGGCCCTTGCCACCGGAGAGCGAGGCTCCACCGATGACCACGGAGGCGATGGCGTCCATCTCATAGCCATCAGCCGCCTGCGGCTGCGCGGAATTGAGTCGGCCGGCGATGACGAGGCCAGCGACGGCGGCGAAGATACCGGAGAGGATGAACACCGTGATCTGGGTCTTGTGCACCGAGATGCCGGAAAGCCTGGAGGCTTCCATGTTGCCGCCGACGGCGTACATCGAACGGCCCATGCTCGTGTAGTTGAGGATGACCGAGGCGATGATGGCCATGATGACCATCATGATGATCGGCACCGGGATACCGAGGATGTCACTGCCGAAGAAGTTGACCATGCCCGACGTCGAGATCGGCCGGCCATCGGAGATCACCAAGGTCAGGCCGCGGGCGACCGACATCATGGCCAAGGTGGCGATGAACGAAGGCAGCTTCAGATAGGCGTTGGCCAGACCCGAAAGGCCGCCGAAAACGGCGCCTGCGATCAGGCCGACGATGATGGTCAACCAGCCGGGCAGGCCCATGGAGGCGCCCGTGTAGGCCACCAGCATGCTGGACAGGGCCGCCACGGCGCCGACGGACAGATCGATGCCCGCGGCGACGATGACGAAGGTCTGCCCGAACGCCAGGATGGCGACGGTCGCGGCCTGGATGCCGACGTTCAGAAGGTTCGACGGCGTCAGGAACGCCGGTGTGGCGATCGCCAGGACAACGCACAGGATGATCAGGCCGATCAGAGCGCCGTTCCTGGCCGCGAAGCGCTTCACCACGTCCCAGGCGTGTGAACCGTTGCCTTTGGTCTTTTCTACAGTTTTGCTATCCGACATCTTACTTCTCCCTTTCATTACTAGCGGTTACCGGCTCTTCCTCATCCATGTGGGAGACGGCCAACGCCATGACCTTTTCCTGCGTCGCTTCGCTTGCGGGCATTTCACCACTGACCTTCCCGTTGCTCATCACGACGATTCGATCGGACATGCCGAGAATCTCCGGCAGATCCGAGGAAGCCATCAACACGGCACCACCTTGCTTGGTGATGGCGTTGATCAGCTCGTAGATCTCCACACGGGCGCCGACGTCGACGCCACGGGTGGGCTCGTCGAGCAAGAGCACCTTGACATTGGCCATGGCCCACTTGCCGAAGACGATCTTCTGCTGGTTGCCGCCAGAGAGGTTGCCCACCGTCTCGTCGATGTTGCTCATACGGATGTTGAGCTGTTCGGCCGTCTTCTTCTCGCGGCCAAGCTGACCCTTGAGGTCGGCGAAACCGAATTTCGAAGTCGGCAGCATGGTCGGCAGGCCGAGGTTGTCGGCGACGGAGGCGCCGAGGATCAGCCCTTGGGCGCGGCGGTCCTCGGGGACCAGGCCGACACCGGCGGCGATCGCGGCCGAGATCGAATTCTTGGGCAGCGGCTTGCCGTCCACCTCAACGGATCCGGAATCGTAATTGTCGGCTCCGAAGATGGCCCTGATGGTCTCGGTGCGCCCCGCGCCGACCAGACCGGAGAAGCCTACGACCTCGCCGGCATGGACCTCGAACGAGACATCATCGATGACACCCTCACGGGTCAGGTTGCTGACTTTCAGCAGGGTCTTGCCGGGCTTGCCGGCGACGCGCGGGAACTGCTCCTCGATATTGCGTCCGACCATCAAGCGAACAAGCTCGGATTCAGGGGTGTCGGCCGGGACCGTGTCGATGTACTTGCCATCGCGCAAGACGGTCACGACATCGCCGACCTTGGTGACCTCGTCCAAATGATGGGAGATGAAGACCATGGCGACGCCCTTGGCCTTCAGATCGCCCATGATGTCGAAGAGCTGGTCGCATTCCTTGCGGGTCAGCGCGGCGGTGGGCTCGTCGAGGATAAGGACCGACGCGTTCTGCATCAGCGCCTTGGCGATTTCCACCATCTGCTGCCTGGCGACGCCGAGCTCCTTCATGGGAGTGGCCACGTCCTCATCCAGGCCGATGAGCTTCAAAGCCGCTTCGGCTTTCGTCCTCATCGCCTTGTGATCGACGAAACCGCCCTTGAGCGGAAGGTCGCCCAGGAAAAGATTCTCCATGATCGACAACTCGGGAACAAGGTTCAGCTCCTGGTGGATCACCGCGATGCCCAGCTTGCGAGCGGCGTCGACATTGGGGATGACGACCTGCTTGCCGTCAATCTCAATGTGGCCCTCATCGGGCTGGTAGATGCCGCTCATCATCTTGATGACCGTGGATTTGCCAGCACCGTTCTCTCCAAGCAGCACATGCACTTTCCCGGGGTCGACCGTGATCGAGACATTGTCGACGACTTTGGAGTTGCCGAATATCTTCGACACACCAACTAACGATAACTGTGTCATGCCTTTCACTACTTTCTCTTCTGTATTCAATTACCCGAAGTTTTGCCTGTTTTAGGGTGTAGTAGGCCTAGGGATTTGGCCTTTGGCCTTGAAAAACAACCAAGCGTGCACGTGCGCACATCGCTGTTCGCGCTACACCTTTTTGATGGCTTGATTAGATCTGAG
Proteins encoded:
- a CDS encoding ABC transporter permease: MSDSKTVEKTKGNGSHAWDVVKRFAARNGALIGLIILCVVLAIATPAFLTPSNLLNVGIQAATVAILAFGQTFVIVAAGIDLSVGAVAALSSMLVAYTGASMGLPGWLTIIVGLIAGAVFGGLSGLANAYLKLPSFIATLAMMSVARGLTLVISDGRPISTSGMVNFFGSDILGIPVPIIMMVIMAIIASVILNYTSMGRSMYAVGGNMEASRLSGISVHKTQITVFILSGIFAAVAGLVIAGRLNSAQPQAADGYEMDAIASVVIGGASLSGGKGRVSGTFVGAILLAVIRNGLNILNVSSFWQKVVIGLVIAFAVSFDTLRRKEDAH
- a CDS encoding sugar ABC transporter ATP-binding protein, producing MTQLSLVGVSKIFGNSKVVDNVSITVDPGKVHVLLGENGAGKSTVIKMMSGIYQPDEGHIEIDGKQVVIPNVDAARKLGIAVIHQELNLVPELSIMENLFLGDLPLKGGFVDHKAMRTKAEAALKLIGLDEDVATPMKELGVARQQMVEIAKALMQNASVLILDEPTAALTRKECDQLFDIMGDLKAKGVAMVFISHHLDEVTKVGDVVTVLRDGKYIDTVPADTPESELVRLMVGRNIEEQFPRVAGKPGKTLLKVSNLTREGVIDDVSFEVHAGEVVGFSGLVGAGRTETIRAIFGADNYDSGSVEVDGKPLPKNSISAAIAAGVGLVPEDRRAQGLILGASVADNLGLPTMLPTSKFGFADLKGQLGREKKTAEQLNIRMSNIDETVGNLSGGNQQKIVFGKWAMANVKVLLLDEPTRGVDVGARVEIYELINAITKQGGAVLMASSDLPEILGMSDRIVVMSNGKVSGEMPASEATQEKVMALAVSHMDEEEPVTASNEREK